The Geoglobus acetivorans genome window below encodes:
- a CDS encoding helix-turn-helix domain-containing protein, whose amino-acid sequence MDRLVEVLKDFRLSDYEIKVLLTLITEGEMSASELAERSRIPRTSVYEVIRSLENRGLVESFGKPMKFRAIPAERLIDFFSSRLKEKMQVISEGLKELERKSKKETVSFHKGDLAYNVIEGLVKNSELVEIYGISIDDRMRTIFERYREKVRLNLMGKSDVVHGLIFGENTVLIFTVVNGVPNIMVGSGEFYEFYRDMVEMFKNRKPPEI is encoded by the coding sequence ATGGACAGACTGGTGGAAGTGCTGAAAGACTTCAGACTCTCAGATTACGAAATAAAAGTACTTTTAACACTCATAACCGAAGGAGAGATGTCAGCCTCGGAGCTGGCAGAGAGGAGCAGGATTCCAAGAACTTCGGTGTATGAGGTCATAAGAAGTTTGGAAAACAGGGGGCTCGTTGAATCCTTCGGAAAACCGATGAAGTTCAGAGCGATACCTGCTGAAAGGCTGATAGACTTCTTTTCATCCAGGCTGAAAGAAAAAATGCAGGTTATTAGCGAGGGATTGAAGGAACTTGAGAGGAAAAGCAAAAAGGAGACTGTATCGTTTCACAAGGGTGACCTTGCATACAACGTTATCGAAGGCCTTGTGAAGAACTCGGAGCTGGTGGAAATATACGGTATCAGCATTGACGATAGAATGAGGACTATCTTCGAAAGATACAGGGAAAAGGTGAGACTGAACCTCATGGGAAAGAGCGATGTCGTTCACGGACTGATTTTCGGGGAGAATACGGTGCTGATATTCACAGTGGTAAATGGCGTTCCGAACATAATGGTGGGTTCGGGCGAGTTTTACGAGTTCTACAGAGATATGGTTGAAATGTTTAAAAATAGGAAACCTCCGGAAATTTAA
- a CDS encoding PGF-CTERM sorting domain-containing protein, with product MRRALLAIIALILILHPVAAISYADKPYFSAYIAQSNYITAGEEKTLYVVLQNSARLWKIDYADQQEFQLFSNNPDYLQMLSTAYNVSVRFESDGLNVKTPEMFFPAIPAFQPLQIPVVVDASGVEEGEYDLTLTIGYEVVDDVSFSSSLSITPVPSQDIYNYSYNATLGIYKPVPYQQIQDYQTTYSLDYLKIYYAEKNQEIRLKVVVEKPDVILNVTDVRSDIVAGGKGTITLVIKNDGKRDAENLFVSLLTPSGFTAQGVQQVDLESYTKALESMLSQNPMFSQFGLQGVEVQLPPELQSMLTQSAVYVGSLKAGESINVTFRVTANTEDGGYYPFQVRGTYTLDGDVKQTPPVAFGVSVKDKPEIRIVSVNSTVFAGSKGDVIIDVESTETLKDLKAKLETKPPLSAITEEYFVGDSAKATLKFRVKASGDAESTVYPAKLTLTYDLNGKEVEEAFDIGIKVGDKIKFALEGQGEIPAGEEKIITVRIKNTGSFEVKDATARITVVDPFSTTDDSSYIGSLKPGEAKEVSFRLKADKDATPKTYALNLEIKYRDLNDEWVISDPVKLPIVVTESRNTIPGFEALVAVIALIAVAVWMRK from the coding sequence ATGAGGAGGGCATTACTGGCAATAATTGCACTCATACTAATTCTGCATCCGGTGGCAGCCATAAGCTATGCAGACAAGCCGTATTTTAGTGCGTATATTGCTCAGAGTAACTACATAACGGCAGGAGAAGAAAAAACACTGTATGTGGTTCTGCAGAACAGCGCCAGACTCTGGAAGATTGATTATGCTGATCAGCAGGAATTCCAGCTTTTCAGCAACAATCCTGATTACCTGCAAATGCTTTCAACAGCCTACAATGTCTCTGTGAGGTTTGAAAGCGATGGCCTGAACGTAAAAACACCTGAAATGTTTTTCCCGGCCATTCCAGCCTTCCAGCCCCTCCAGATTCCCGTTGTTGTTGACGCCTCGGGGGTTGAGGAGGGCGAATATGATCTCACCTTGACTATTGGCTATGAGGTTGTCGATGATGTGTCATTCTCCTCATCACTTTCAATTACGCCTGTGCCTTCTCAGGACATCTACAACTACTCGTACAACGCAACCCTGGGGATCTATAAGCCTGTCCCGTATCAGCAGATACAGGATTACCAGACCACGTATTCTCTTGATTACCTGAAGATTTACTACGCTGAGAAGAACCAGGAAATCAGGCTGAAAGTTGTCGTAGAAAAGCCTGATGTTATTCTGAATGTGACTGATGTCCGGTCGGACATCGTTGCGGGTGGAAAGGGAACCATCACCCTTGTTATAAAGAATGATGGAAAGAGAGATGCCGAGAACCTTTTTGTGAGCCTTCTGACACCATCTGGCTTTACTGCCCAGGGTGTCCAGCAGGTGGACCTTGAAAGCTACACCAAGGCTCTTGAAAGCATGCTCTCTCAGAACCCAATGTTCTCCCAGTTTGGACTGCAGGGCGTCGAGGTTCAGCTTCCACCTGAGCTTCAGAGCATGCTGACACAGAGTGCTGTTTACGTCGGATCTCTGAAGGCAGGAGAGAGCATAAACGTAACCTTCAGGGTTACCGCCAATACCGAGGACGGAGGCTATTACCCCTTCCAAGTAAGGGGAACCTACACCCTTGACGGGGACGTTAAACAAACACCCCCCGTGGCTTTTGGTGTGAGCGTAAAGGACAAGCCGGAGATACGAATAGTTTCTGTTAATTCAACCGTATTTGCGGGCAGCAAGGGAGATGTGATCATTGATGTCGAGTCAACCGAAACTCTGAAAGATCTGAAGGCAAAGCTCGAGACGAAGCCTCCGCTTTCGGCAATAACCGAGGAGTATTTTGTCGGGGACTCTGCGAAGGCCACACTCAAGTTCAGGGTTAAGGCAAGCGGAGATGCTGAAAGCACAGTGTATCCAGCAAAGCTCACTCTTACGTATGATCTGAACGGAAAGGAGGTTGAAGAAGCGTTCGATATCGGAATAAAAGTGGGAGATAAGATTAAATTTGCGCTTGAAGGTCAGGGAGAGATTCCAGCTGGAGAAGAAAAAATCATTACTGTGAGAATCAAAAACACCGGTTCGTTTGAGGTGAAGGACGCCACTGCGAGAATCACCGTGGTTGATCCATTCTCGACCACTGACGACTCCTCTTACATAGGCAGCTTAAAGCCAGGTGAAGCGAAGGAAGTCTCGTTCAGACTGAAGGCAGATAAGGATGCCACACCAAAGACCTACGCTCTAAATCTCGAGATAAAGTACAGGGATCTGAATGATGAGTGGGTCATAAGCGATCCGGTGAAGCTTCCGATAGTCGTAACGGAAAGCAGGAATACAATCCCTGGATTTGAGGCATTGGTGGCAGTTATAGCCCTGATTGCAGTAGCTGTCTGGATGAGAAAATGA
- a CDS encoding hydrophobe/amphiphile efflux-3 (HAE3) family transporter, with product MKVFDLLSSSVVRGRYLILALVAVAVILAIHSSQNITMDQGYETYFSKDYKEYQQYVLFSKNFGGGVASIYIFIKGDDVVNYETYDFALKLGEEISRIDGIGRVKSPAHTVVDILGYLPADEEVLKQLSYQYSSFYLPKKTLMLMEFEVTADESQYNFIAKEVEKRISEIEKPPGIVVEATGNPMIMYQVDKSIGESMGTMGAVAVVLMVVTLVIVFRGVVELKRYLLLPLVISILTFLFAFGLMPVLGIPLTEITNAIAPILIGLSIEYAAQFMGRYEEERRKGNSPAISAVKSIKSVGLALSLAMITTVIGFLSMIFSGVPALGWFGLVSAIGLIVAYLLSLTFLPSVLLITDRKERKRKDEEKISFTEKVLDLASLISARHYRVLLLTVLVITSASYFGYSKVPLETDFMKYIPQDLPAMRKLSELQDLVGSNDRIIAVFQTDGIDSSVIARFEELARYVTNSEQNIVGYSSLGEIIKMNFDKLPSSDTELQQALEKIPEDRVSRYMQGSSYAIYFTVAPMDWLEFRKLYERVTEEMKFFGIEYPFYLTGDVVLKMFVADLIVNGQNRMTIASFAFVFILLLFVYRSPRKAIVPIIPITVVILANGGLMYLLGYSRTLVTASLNSLTIGLGIDFSIHVMERYFEERRRGFEPEKAVEITITNIGKPILTSGLTMAGGFAAMLASPFPIMSDFGVVSLMAIILSLFAALTVVPAFLVFTDNLNSKNKKEKLDDV from the coding sequence ATGAAGGTCTTCGACCTTCTTTCTTCTTCTGTGGTGAGGGGAAGGTATCTGATTCTGGCTCTGGTAGCGGTAGCGGTCATACTCGCGATTCATTCGAGCCAGAACATAACGATGGATCAGGGCTATGAAACGTACTTCAGCAAGGACTACAAGGAGTATCAGCAGTACGTTCTGTTTTCCAAGAATTTCGGTGGGGGAGTTGCAAGCATTTACATCTTCATAAAGGGCGACGATGTTGTAAATTACGAGACATATGATTTCGCTCTCAAGCTTGGAGAGGAGATTTCGAGGATCGATGGTATCGGGCGGGTGAAGTCGCCTGCCCACACGGTTGTGGACATCCTCGGATATCTTCCTGCTGATGAAGAAGTCCTGAAACAGCTGTCTTACCAGTATTCCTCTTTTTATCTGCCCAAAAAAACCCTGATGCTGATGGAATTCGAGGTTACTGCAGATGAAAGCCAGTATAATTTCATAGCCAAGGAGGTTGAGAAACGAATTTCCGAAATCGAAAAGCCCCCCGGAATCGTGGTCGAAGCCACTGGGAATCCTATGATAATGTATCAGGTGGATAAAAGTATTGGAGAAAGCATGGGGACTATGGGGGCCGTAGCCGTAGTTTTAATGGTGGTGACGCTTGTCATAGTTTTCAGGGGCGTTGTTGAACTCAAGAGATATCTCCTCCTACCTCTCGTGATATCAATTCTCACTTTCCTGTTTGCGTTCGGATTGATGCCCGTACTCGGGATCCCCCTCACAGAGATCACGAACGCCATCGCACCAATTCTGATAGGTCTCAGTATTGAATATGCTGCTCAGTTTATGGGCAGGTACGAGGAGGAGAGGAGAAAGGGAAACAGCCCGGCAATTTCTGCTGTGAAGTCCATCAAGAGTGTGGGTCTCGCACTGTCTCTTGCGATGATCACCACCGTTATCGGTTTTCTTTCCATGATATTCTCTGGAGTTCCCGCTCTGGGCTGGTTCGGACTTGTTTCGGCAATTGGTCTGATTGTGGCATATCTTCTGAGCCTGACGTTTCTTCCGTCAGTCCTACTCATAACTGACAGGAAAGAGAGGAAGCGAAAGGATGAGGAAAAGATCTCTTTCACGGAGAAAGTTCTCGATCTTGCTTCATTAATCTCAGCGAGGCATTACAGGGTTTTACTGCTTACTGTCCTCGTCATAACCTCTGCAAGCTATTTTGGTTACTCAAAGGTACCCTTGGAGACAGATTTCATGAAGTACATTCCTCAGGATCTTCCGGCCATGAGAAAGCTTAGCGAGCTTCAGGACCTCGTGGGGAGTAATGACAGAATAATAGCCGTTTTCCAGACAGATGGAATTGATTCGAGTGTCATTGCGAGATTTGAGGAACTTGCCAGATACGTTACAAACTCCGAACAGAATATTGTCGGATACTCGTCTCTCGGTGAGATAATCAAGATGAACTTCGACAAACTGCCTTCCAGCGACACTGAACTTCAGCAGGCACTCGAAAAAATCCCTGAAGACAGGGTTTCCAGGTACATGCAGGGTTCGAGCTACGCAATATACTTCACTGTCGCACCAATGGACTGGCTTGAATTCAGGAAGCTTTATGAAAGGGTTACTGAGGAAATGAAGTTCTTCGGTATAGAGTATCCGTTTTATCTCACAGGTGATGTCGTCCTGAAAATGTTTGTCGCTGATCTGATAGTCAACGGTCAGAACAGGATGACCATTGCGAGTTTTGCTTTTGTATTCATTCTGCTCCTGTTCGTTTACAGAAGTCCAAGGAAAGCGATTGTTCCAATAATACCGATTACCGTGGTTATACTTGCTAATGGAGGTCTCATGTACCTTCTTGGCTATTCCAGGACCCTTGTTACCGCCTCTCTGAACTCTCTGACAATAGGTCTTGGAATCGATTTTTCCATTCACGTGATGGAAAGGTATTTCGAGGAGAGGAGAAGAGGATTTGAACCTGAAAAGGCAGTTGAGATTACGATAACCAACATAGGTAAGCCGATCTTAACGTCCGGCCTTACCATGGCAGGAGGTTTTGCTGCGATGCTTGCGTCACCATTCCCCATCATGTCTGATTTCGGTGTGGTCAGCCTGATGGCGATAATTCTCAGCCTCTTCGCAGCTCTCACGGTCGTTCCTGCATTTCTGGTCTTTACCGACAACCTGAACAGCAAAAACAAAAAAGAGAAATTGGATGATGTCTAA